A genome region from Defluviimonas aquaemixtae includes the following:
- the map gene encoding type I methionyl aminopeptidase gives MERKESFVDDPRGRLTKDGIRIYEPADFAGMHAAGRLAAEILDEVADLVQPGVTTGALDDFIHGRVEAAGARSATIGYRGYQHASCISVNHVVCHGIPGPKVLKDGDILNIDVTVVVDGWYGDTSRMYVAGSLLRKADRLIEVTHDALMKGIEAVRPGNTFGDIGYAIQTYVELQRMSVVRDFCGHGLGRVFHAPPNVLHYGREGTGPRLEEGMFFTIEPMVNLGRPETKVLADDWTAVTRDKSLSAQFEHSVGVTADGCEIFTLSPAGRFFPTK, from the coding sequence ATGGAGCGGAAGGAGAGCTTTGTGGATGACCCGCGCGGCCGTCTGACCAAGGACGGGATCAGGATCTACGAGCCGGCGGATTTCGCCGGCATGCACGCGGCCGGGCGGCTCGCGGCCGAGATCCTCGACGAGGTGGCCGATCTCGTCCAGCCCGGGGTGACGACCGGGGCGCTCGACGATTTCATCCACGGCCGGGTCGAGGCGGCGGGTGCACGCTCGGCGACGATCGGCTATCGCGGCTATCAGCATGCGTCCTGCATTTCCGTGAACCACGTCGTCTGCCACGGGATCCCGGGGCCGAAAGTGCTGAAGGACGGGGATATCCTCAACATCGATGTGACCGTGGTCGTCGATGGCTGGTATGGCGATACGAGCCGGATGTATGTCGCGGGATCGCTTTTGCGCAAGGCTGACAGGCTGATAGAGGTCACCCATGACGCGCTGATGAAGGGGATCGAGGCCGTTCGGCCCGGCAACACTTTCGGCGATATCGGATATGCGATTCAGACCTATGTCGAATTGCAAAGGATGAGCGTGGTGCGCGATTTCTGCGGTCACGGCCTCGGCCGGGTGTTCCACGCCCCGCCCAACGTCTTGCACTATGGACGCGAGGGGACGGGACCGCGACTTGAAGAAGGCATGTTCTTCACGATAGAGCCGATGGTGAACTTGGGCCGGCCCGAGACCAAGGTTCTTGCCGACGACTGGACCGCAGTTACGCGCGACAAGTCGCTTTCGGCGCAATTCGAGCATTCGGTGGGCGTGACGGCGGACGGATGCGAGATTTTCACGCTGTCGCCTGCAGGGCGGTTCTTTCCGACCAAGTGA
- a CDS encoding HAD family hydrolase, which yields MRPAAVLFDCDGVLVDSEPMTDVVVSANLARYGLDIPAERAGALFIGGTMASVGETARSMGATLPENWLDEVYDEIFARLAEGTPLIPGVATLLDVLDGAAIPYAVGSNGPHRKMEITLGQHPEVHARLRGRIFSRHDVARPKPAPDLYLHAAAHLGAASSECVVIEDSPTGARAARAAGMACFGYAPNGGGARLEREGARVFRRMDDLPALLGL from the coding sequence ATGAGGCCGGCCGCCGTTCTGTTCGACTGCGACGGCGTCCTGGTGGACAGCGAGCCGATGACGGATGTCGTCGTCTCCGCCAATCTCGCGAGATACGGGCTCGATATCCCCGCCGAGCGGGCCGGAGCCCTGTTCATCGGGGGCACGATGGCAAGTGTCGGAGAGACCGCCCGTTCCATGGGGGCGACGCTGCCTGAAAACTGGCTCGACGAGGTCTACGACGAAATCTTCGCCCGCCTCGCCGAGGGCACGCCGCTGATCCCTGGCGTTGCCACGCTTCTCGACGTGCTGGACGGCGCAGCGATTCCCTATGCTGTCGGCTCGAACGGCCCCCACCGGAAGATGGAGATCACGCTCGGCCAGCATCCCGAGGTGCACGCGCGGCTCAGGGGCCGGATCTTCTCGCGCCACGACGTCGCCCGCCCGAAACCGGCGCCTGACCTCTATCTTCACGCCGCCGCCCATCTCGGCGCCGCATCGAGTGAGTGCGTGGTCATCGAAGACAGTCCGACTGGTGCCCGCGCCGCGCGCGCTGCCGGCATGGCCTGCTTCGGCTACGCCCCGAATGGCGGCGGTGCCCGCCTCGAACGGGAGGGCGCCCGCGTGTTCCGGCGCATGGACGACCTGCCGGCGCTTCTCGGCCTCTGA
- the rsmD gene encoding 16S rRNA (guanine(966)-N(2))-methyltransferase RsmD has protein sequence MRIIGGEKRGLKLAEVGLGDQAAQLRPTSDRVREAIFNLLMNGPYGNPVQGARVLDLFAGTGALGLEALSRGAARVAFVDDGAAARALLQRNIDLMRAMGVMDVWRRDATRMGPNRGPGFDLVFLDPPYGRELGEAALASCVEGRWLTPRAMIVWEESAAPVPPEGFEQLDQRKYGDTVITILRAPE, from the coding sequence ATGAGGATCATCGGTGGTGAGAAACGCGGGCTGAAACTCGCCGAGGTGGGGCTCGGCGATCAGGCGGCCCAGCTGCGCCCCACCTCTGACCGCGTGCGCGAAGCGATCTTCAATCTTCTGATGAACGGACCCTACGGCAACCCCGTTCAGGGTGCCCGCGTCCTGGACCTCTTTGCTGGCACCGGTGCGCTCGGACTGGAAGCGCTGTCGCGCGGCGCGGCGCGGGTCGCATTTGTCGACGACGGCGCGGCCGCGCGCGCGCTTTTGCAGCGCAACATTGACCTGATGCGCGCGATGGGCGTGATGGATGTCTGGCGCCGCGACGCTACCCGCATGGGTCCGAACCGGGGCCCGGGTTTCGATCTCGTCTTCCTCGACCCGCCTTACGGCCGAGAACTCGGAGAAGCCGCACTCGCATCCTGCGTCGAGGGGCGCTGGCTCACCCCTCGCGCGATGATCGTGTGGGAGGAAAGCGCCGCGCCGGTTCCGCCGGAAGGCTTCGAGCAGCTCGATCAGCGCAAATATGGCGATACCGTCATCACGATCCTGAGGGCGCCCGAATGA
- a CDS encoding NAD(P)/FAD-dependent oxidoreductase: MSGIVIVGAGQAGASLAAKLRSLGYDASVTLIGEEPAPPYQRPPLSKGYLLGEMELDRLYLRAPSFWDEQMVTLKLGNTVTAIDRTARTVRVGGETIPYDQLALTTGSRPRRLPTAIGGELPGVYTVRTLADVDAMAPEFVAGRKLLIVGGGYIGLEAAAVGAKLGLDVTLIEMAPRILQRVAAPETSDYFRNVHSEHGVKILENIGLDRLTGEDHVSGAVLSNGTELQVDFAIVGVGITPATLLAEEAGLEIDNGIHTDEFGRSSDPNIWAAGDCASFPYKGGRIRLESVGNAIDQAEIVAANMLGAEAPYAAQPWFWSDQYDVKLQIAGLNTGYDRIVTRKADGAAVSFWYYRGGDLLAIDAMNDARAYMIGKRLIEMGKSPDPAVIADPETDLKPLLKG; encoded by the coding sequence ATGAGCGGGATCGTCATCGTCGGCGCGGGGCAGGCCGGCGCGTCGCTGGCCGCCAAGCTGCGCTCGCTTGGCTATGACGCGTCGGTGACGCTGATCGGAGAGGAGCCCGCCCCTCCCTACCAGCGCCCGCCGCTGTCCAAGGGCTACCTCCTCGGCGAAATGGAGCTGGATCGGCTCTACCTCCGCGCACCGTCTTTCTGGGACGAGCAGATGGTGACGCTGAAGCTCGGCAACACCGTAACCGCAATCGACCGGACCGCCAGGACGGTGCGCGTCGGTGGAGAGACCATTCCGTACGACCAGTTGGCGCTTACGACCGGCTCGCGCCCGCGCCGCCTTCCGACCGCCATCGGTGGTGAGTTGCCTGGGGTCTACACGGTCCGCACGCTCGCCGATGTCGATGCCATGGCGCCGGAATTCGTGGCAGGCCGAAAGCTTCTGATCGTCGGCGGCGGCTATATCGGGCTTGAAGCCGCGGCGGTGGGTGCGAAGCTCGGCCTCGACGTCACGCTGATCGAGATGGCGCCGCGTATCCTTCAGCGGGTCGCGGCACCGGAAACATCGGACTACTTCCGGAACGTGCACTCTGAGCACGGCGTGAAAATCCTCGAGAACATTGGCCTCGACCGGCTGACCGGAGAGGATCACGTCTCCGGCGCCGTCCTGTCGAACGGGACGGAACTCCAGGTCGATTTCGCCATTGTCGGTGTTGGCATCACGCCCGCGACACTTCTCGCCGAGGAGGCGGGACTCGAGATCGACAATGGGATTCACACGGACGAATTCGGCCGATCCTCCGACCCGAACATCTGGGCGGCCGGCGACTGCGCGTCCTTTCCCTACAAGGGCGGCCGCATCCGTCTCGAAAGCGTCGGCAACGCAATCGACCAGGCCGAAATCGTCGCTGCCAACATGCTCGGCGCAGAGGCGCCCTACGCGGCGCAGCCGTGGTTCTGGTCGGATCAGTATGACGTGAAGCTGCAGATCGCCGGGCTCAACACCGGCTATGACCGGATCGTCACCCGCAAGGCGGACGGCGCTGCGGTCAGCTTCTGGTATTACCGGGGCGGCGACCTCCTCGCGATCGACGCGATGAATGACGCGCGCGCCTACATGATCGGCAAAAGGCTGATCGAAATGGGGAAATCGCCTGATCCAGCCGTCATTGCCGACCCGGAAACCGATCTCAAGCCGCTTCTGAAAGGATGA
- a CDS encoding peroxiredoxin, protein MAISEGERLPGATLLSIGENGPETVELEAKLKGRKVIIFGLPGAFTRTCSSAHVPSFIRTADAFRAKQVDEIICVAVNDPFVMHAWGEATGATAAGITMLGDASAEFTRALGMTFSAPASGFFDRSKRYALCAEDGVVKVLHVEEGRGVCDTSGGESMLAAI, encoded by the coding sequence ATGGCGATTTCGGAGGGAGAGCGGCTGCCCGGGGCGACGCTCCTATCCATAGGCGAGAACGGGCCAGAGACGGTCGAGCTGGAGGCCAAACTCAAGGGGCGGAAGGTGATCATCTTCGGTCTTCCGGGCGCCTTCACGCGCACCTGTTCCTCGGCCCACGTGCCGAGCTTCATCCGCACGGCCGACGCGTTTCGCGCGAAGCAGGTGGACGAGATCATCTGCGTCGCTGTCAACGATCCTTTCGTCATGCATGCCTGGGGCGAGGCGACCGGGGCGACCGCCGCGGGCATCACAATGCTCGGCGATGCCTCGGCGGAGTTCACGCGGGCGCTGGGAATGACGTTCTCGGCTCCGGCGTCGGGTTTCTTCGACCGCTCGAAGCGCTACGCGCTTTGTGCCGAGGACGGTGTCGTCAAGGTGCTTCACGTGGAGGAAGGTCGCGGCGTGTGCGACACATCGGGCGGCGAGTCCATGCTCGCCGCGATCTGA
- a CDS encoding mechanosensitive ion channel family protein — translation MEFTNWSELITQDRIDMALQIALNVLYAILILIVALFVAGWAKRRVLAISHRYPKIDDTLFGFLGSLLKYAILALAGIFILNRFGIQTTSLVALIGAAGLAIGLALQGTLSHIAAGVMLILFRPFRTGDYVEVAGTSGTVKEITLIFSELATLDNVQVIVPNGDIWSNKITNYSVNPTRRVDLTFGVAYDSDLKKVERVLHDVIASDERIHAEPEPFVKVTNLGDSSVDFTVRVWVDRGDWWDTTCDLKRVVKDRFDAEGIDIPFPTRHLVGPAAEAA, via the coding sequence ATGGAATTCACGAACTGGTCGGAACTGATCACCCAGGATCGCATCGACATGGCGCTGCAGATTGCGCTGAACGTGCTCTACGCGATCCTCATCCTGATCGTCGCGCTTTTCGTCGCGGGCTGGGCGAAACGCCGGGTGCTCGCGATTTCGCATCGCTATCCGAAAATTGACGATACGCTGTTCGGCTTTCTCGGGAGCCTGCTGAAATACGCGATTCTCGCGCTGGCCGGAATATTCATTCTCAACAGGTTCGGCATCCAGACCACCTCGCTCGTCGCGCTGATTGGTGCGGCGGGGCTGGCAATCGGGCTGGCGCTTCAGGGGACGCTGTCGCACATCGCCGCAGGCGTGATGCTGATCCTGTTCCGGCCTTTCAGGACGGGCGACTACGTCGAAGTCGCCGGCACGTCGGGCACGGTCAAGGAGATCACCCTCATCTTTTCCGAGCTCGCGACGCTCGACAACGTCCAGGTCATTGTGCCCAACGGCGACATCTGGTCGAACAAGATTACCAACTACTCAGTGAACCCGACGCGGCGCGTCGATCTGACTTTCGGCGTCGCCTATGACAGCGACCTGAAGAAGGTCGAGCGCGTTCTGCACGACGTGATCGCCTCGGACGAGCGCATCCATGCCGAGCCGGAGCCATTCGTGAAGGTCACCAATCTCGGCGACAGCTCGGTCGATTTCACGGTCCGGGTCTGGGTGGATCGCGGAGACTGGTGGGACACGACCTGCGACCTGAAGCGCGTGGTGAAGGACCGGTTCGACGCCGAAGGCATCGACATTCCGTTTCCGACCCGTCACCTCGTCGGCCCGGCGGCCGAGGCGGCCTAA
- a CDS encoding 4a-hydroxytetrahydrobiopterin dehydratase, translated as MAELLTESERTAELPALGDTGWAAVPDRDAIRKILKFRNFSEAWGFMSRAALQAEKLNHHPEWTNVYNVVDVTLTTHDCGGLSELDLKLAKRMDKIAGEAEVQRDHGEPVTCLCEVHAAGKRS; from the coding sequence ATGGCCGAGTTGCTGACGGAATCCGAGCGTACGGCCGAGTTGCCGGCGCTTGGCGACACCGGCTGGGCCGCGGTGCCCGACCGCGACGCGATCCGGAAGATACTGAAGTTCAGGAATTTCTCCGAGGCCTGGGGCTTCATGTCGCGCGCGGCCCTACAGGCGGAGAAGCTGAACCATCACCCCGAATGGACGAACGTCTACAACGTCGTGGACGTGACGCTGACCACGCATGACTGCGGCGGGCTTTCGGAACTCGACCTCAAGCTTGCCAAGCGGATGGACAAGATCGCGGGCGAGGCGGAGGTGCAGCGTGACCACGGAGAGCCAGTGACCTGCCTATGCGAGGTTCATGCAGCCGGGAAACGGTCCTGA
- a CDS encoding glutathione S-transferase family protein, with protein MAASLTLYSNPMSRGRIARWMLEEVGQPYEVRYLDYGAPMKSPEYLAINPMGKVPTLVHGGRIVTEYAAICAYLADAFPEAGLAPADRSSYYRWLFFGAGPFEATVIAKICGWIVPDDKRGQVGFGSLDVALDALERAVSENPYLAGDTFSAVDVATGSQIGYGMRFGTIGSRPALEAYWARISERPALRRATDADDAALAEQKG; from the coding sequence ATGGCCGCGAGCCTCACGCTCTATTCGAACCCCATGTCGCGCGGCCGAATCGCGCGCTGGATGCTGGAGGAGGTTGGCCAACCCTATGAGGTGCGCTATCTCGACTACGGCGCGCCGATGAAATCGCCCGAATATCTCGCCATCAATCCGATGGGCAAAGTGCCGACGCTCGTTCACGGTGGCCGGATCGTTACCGAATATGCCGCGATCTGCGCCTATCTCGCGGATGCGTTCCCCGAGGCCGGTCTCGCGCCCGCGGACCGGTCGTCGTACTACCGCTGGCTATTCTTCGGTGCGGGGCCATTCGAAGCGACGGTGATCGCAAAGATCTGCGGCTGGATCGTTCCCGACGACAAGCGGGGACAGGTAGGATTCGGCTCCCTTGACGTCGCGCTCGACGCGCTGGAACGGGCGGTGAGCGAGAACCCCTATCTGGCGGGCGACACGTTTTCGGCCGTCGACGTCGCGACCGGCTCGCAGATCGGCTACGGCATGCGCTTCGGCACGATCGGGTCGCGCCCGGCGTTGGAGGCTTATTGGGCGAGGATCAGCGAGCGGCCCGCCCTGAGACGCGCCACCGACGCCGATGACGCGGCGCTTGCAGAACAGAAAGGATGA
- a CDS encoding GNAT family N-acetyltransferase — MDQTTIEVTMLTGLDAISPDEWDSCACPEAAIGRPLDPFTTHRFLLALERSGSVGRNTGWEPHHLVARADGEAIAVMPLYAKSHSQGEYIFDHGWADALERAGGAYYPKLQSAVPFTPATGRRFLTRPGWEAAGRAALVQAMVQVAAQNGLSSAHVTFCTAEEAEAGAEMGLLHRMSQQFHWENAAYSCFGDFLAALSARKRKAIRRERRGAAAFGGEIRALTGDALCAEHWDAFWAFYQDTGSRKWGRPYLTRAFFDEVQATMRDDVLLILAERHSRPVAGALNFIGRETLFGRYWGAIEDHPFLHFECCYYQAIDYAITHRLSRVEAGAQGEHKLARGYLPVETHSLHWIGEPSFRTAVARYLEAEARAVGTEIEVLMEYGPFRKTSGEG, encoded by the coding sequence ATGGACCAGACGACCATCGAAGTGACCATGCTCACCGGGCTCGACGCGATCTCGCCCGACGAGTGGGATTCCTGCGCCTGCCCGGAAGCGGCAATTGGGCGACCTCTTGACCCGTTTACGACGCATCGCTTCCTGCTCGCGCTGGAACGGTCGGGCTCCGTCGGACGGAACACGGGGTGGGAGCCGCACCACCTCGTCGCGCGCGCGGACGGGGAGGCGATCGCGGTCATGCCGCTCTATGCGAAGTCGCACAGCCAGGGGGAGTACATCTTCGACCACGGCTGGGCCGACGCGCTGGAGCGCGCGGGCGGGGCCTATTATCCCAAGCTGCAATCTGCGGTCCCCTTTACACCCGCGACCGGGCGACGCTTTCTTACCCGTCCGGGCTGGGAAGCGGCGGGCCGCGCCGCGCTAGTCCAGGCGATGGTTCAGGTCGCGGCGCAGAACGGGCTCTCGTCCGCGCATGTCACCTTCTGCACCGCCGAGGAAGCCGAGGCGGGCGCGGAAATGGGTCTTCTTCACCGCATGAGCCAGCAATTCCATTGGGAGAATGCGGCCTACAGCTGCTTCGGCGACTTCCTGGCGGCCCTCTCCGCGCGCAAGCGCAAAGCGATCCGGCGCGAACGGCGCGGTGCCGCGGCCTTCGGCGGCGAGATCCGCGCGCTGACCGGCGACGCGCTCTGCGCCGAGCATTGGGACGCGTTCTGGGCCTTCTACCAGGACACGGGCAGCCGCAAGTGGGGACGCCCTTATCTCACCCGCGCCTTCTTCGACGAAGTTCAGGCGACGATGCGCGACGACGTGCTTCTGATCCTCGCCGAGCGCCACAGCCGCCCGGTGGCGGGGGCGCTCAATTTCATCGGCCGCGAGACGCTGTTCGGCCGCTATTGGGGCGCCATCGAGGACCACCCGTTCCTGCATTTCGAATGCTGCTACTACCAAGCGATCGACTATGCGATCACGCATCGACTCTCCCGTGTCGAGGCCGGCGCGCAGGGGGAACACAAGCTGGCGCGCGGCTACCTGCCGGTCGAGACGCATTCGCTGCACTGGATCGGAGAGCCGTCCTTCCGCACCGCCGTCGCACGTTATCTCGAGGCCGAGGCGCGCGCCGTCGGCACGGAGATCGAGGTGCTGATGGAGTATGGCCCGTTCCGCAAGACTTCAGGCGAAGGCTGA
- a CDS encoding glycerophosphodiester phosphodiesterase family protein gives MAPRPVPLPEAFLTRPLAHRGLHDRAAGRPENSPAAFRAAIAAGYGIECDIQPSADGVPMVFHDYDLKRLTGRTGPIRGVRAADLGQIRLMDAEDGIPTLAETLALVDGRVPLLIEIKDQDGRMGPNVGLLERAVAEAIQGYAGSVALMSFNPHSVAAVAGAATDRPRGIVTSAYTEEDWPLLPAATRNRLREIPDYHLVGASFISHEAGDLARPRVAELRAEGAQILCWTIRSPEAEVEARRVATNVTFEGYDAALPG, from the coding sequence ATGGCGCCCCGGCCCGTGCCACTGCCAGAGGCGTTCCTCACCCGGCCGCTCGCCCATCGCGGACTTCACGACCGGGCGGCGGGCCGGCCGGAAAACTCGCCCGCCGCCTTCCGCGCCGCGATCGCGGCGGGCTACGGCATAGAATGCGACATCCAGCCCTCGGCTGACGGCGTGCCGATGGTCTTTCACGACTACGACCTGAAGCGCCTGACCGGCCGGACGGGACCGATCCGCGGCGTGCGCGCGGCGGACCTCGGCCAGATCCGCCTGATGGACGCGGAGGATGGGATCCCGACGCTCGCCGAGACTCTGGCGCTGGTCGACGGCCGTGTTCCGCTTCTCATCGAAATCAAGGATCAGGACGGCAGGATGGGTCCGAATGTCGGGCTGCTCGAACGCGCTGTGGCGGAGGCGATCCAGGGCTATGCCGGCTCCGTCGCGCTGATGTCATTCAACCCGCACTCGGTGGCCGCCGTGGCCGGGGCGGCCACCGACCGCCCGCGCGGGATCGTCACATCCGCCTACACGGAAGAGGATTGGCCGCTTCTGCCCGCGGCGACGCGCAACCGGCTGCGCGAGATCCCCGACTACCACCTTGTCGGTGCGAGCTTCATTTCCCACGAGGCGGGCGATCTGGCCCGGCCCCGCGTGGCCGAGCTTCGCGCCGAGGGCGCGCAGATCCTCTGCTGGACGATCCGCTCCCCCGAGGCGGAAGTCGAGGCGCGGCGCGTTGCGACGAACGTCACCTTCGAAGGCTATGATGCGGCACTGCCGGGTTGA
- a CDS encoding RidA family protein, producing the protein MAGKIDARLSELGITLPDAPAPAANYVPYVRSGDLLFVSGQISQSSEGLIKGKLGDTMDVAEGAEAARRCGMSLLAQAKAALGGDLDRVARVVKLTGFVNSTPDFADQPKVINGCSDLMVEVLGDAGRHARAAVSAPALPLGVAVEIEAVFEVA; encoded by the coding sequence ATGGCCGGAAAGATCGACGCACGCCTTTCAGAGCTGGGCATCACCCTGCCCGACGCGCCCGCCCCTGCGGCGAACTACGTGCCTTACGTCCGCTCGGGCGACCTTCTCTTCGTGTCAGGCCAGATTTCGCAAAGCTCCGAAGGCCTCATCAAGGGCAAACTCGGCGACACGATGGATGTGGCCGAAGGCGCCGAAGCGGCGCGGCGCTGCGGGATGAGCCTTCTGGCACAGGCAAAGGCTGCGCTTGGCGGCGATCTGGACCGGGTCGCGAGGGTGGTGAAGCTGACGGGTTTCGTCAACTCAACGCCCGACTTCGCCGACCAGCCTAAGGTGATCAACGGCTGCTCGGACCTGATGGTCGAGGTGCTGGGCGACGCCGGCCGCCATGCCCGCGCCGCGGTCTCGGCGCCCGCCCTGCCGCTTGGCGTCGCGGTAGAGATCGAGGCGGTCTTCGAGGTCGCCTGA
- a CDS encoding GNAT family N-acetyltransferase, giving the protein MPSARADIVIRPARVEELANLSALCLRSKALWGYDDSFIEACRAELTLTAADLAATHVRVAVADGVPVGFVQIAGKSMEKLFVEPSRIGNGVGRALFDAALALARAAGMTELVIEADPYAVDFYERMGARHAGNVPSGSIPGRFLPRLVVSVGRGS; this is encoded by the coding sequence GTGCCTTCCGCGAGAGCTGACATCGTCATCCGGCCGGCGCGGGTGGAGGAACTGGCCAATCTCTCGGCGCTTTGCCTGCGCTCGAAGGCGCTTTGGGGCTATGACGATTCGTTCATCGAGGCGTGCCGGGCAGAGTTGACTCTCACGGCGGCAGACCTCGCCGCGACCCACGTGCGCGTCGCGGTCGCGGACGGCGTGCCCGTCGGTTTCGTGCAGATCGCGGGCAAATCCATGGAAAAGCTCTTCGTCGAGCCGTCCCGGATCGGCAATGGCGTCGGGCGGGCGCTTTTCGACGCGGCGCTGGCCCTCGCGCGCGCAGCGGGCATGACGGAACTGGTGATCGAAGCCGATCCTTACGCCGTCGACTTCTACGAACGCATGGGCGCGCGCCACGCCGGAAATGTGCCGTCGGGCAGCATCCCGGGCCGCTTCCTGCCACGGCTGGTCGTATCGGTGGGCCGAGGATCGTGA
- a CDS encoding HlyD family type I secretion periplasmic adaptor subunit: protein MTEHEKTPSARGPLLLGAVALALLVGGFGFWSVTTEIAGAVVAPGQVEVEQNRQVVQHPDGGVVADILVKDGDLVEAGTPLIRLDGTLLRSELAIVEGQFFEILARRGRLEAERDDAEAITFPAELADFAADRSEIAALMAGQERLFAARAETEANELDQLARRRGQIASQIAGIAAQREASDSQIALIDEELADLKSLLDRGLTQAGRVLALERERARLAGAAGELDAARAEAEGRVTEIEIEILKRGSTRREDANAQLRDLGYRELELAERRRALIEQIERLEIRAPVAGVVHALQVTTPRSVIRAADPVLFLVPQDRPLVIAARIAPIHIDEVQIGQDVALRFSALDTRTTPELFGQVSRVSADALTDEASQSSFYRAEVVLTAEELDKLGDRAILPGMPVEVFIRTGERTPLAYLVRPLAEYFNRAFRES, encoded by the coding sequence GTGACCGAGCACGAGAAAACCCCTTCTGCCCGCGGGCCGCTCTTGCTCGGCGCGGTCGCGCTGGCGCTACTCGTCGGCGGCTTCGGGTTCTGGTCCGTCACGACCGAGATCGCCGGTGCCGTCGTCGCGCCTGGTCAGGTCGAGGTCGAGCAGAACCGTCAAGTCGTGCAGCATCCCGACGGCGGTGTCGTGGCCGACATCCTGGTCAAGGACGGCGACCTCGTGGAGGCGGGCACCCCGCTCATCCGGCTTGACGGCACGCTCCTGCGCTCCGAACTCGCCATCGTCGAGGGTCAGTTTTTCGAGATCCTCGCGCGGCGCGGCCGACTGGAGGCAGAGCGCGACGATGCCGAAGCGATCACCTTTCCCGCCGAACTCGCCGACTTCGCTGCGGACCGGTCCGAGATCGCCGCCCTGATGGCCGGACAGGAGCGGCTTTTCGCCGCGCGCGCCGAGACGGAGGCGAATGAGCTTGACCAGCTGGCTCGCCGGCGCGGCCAGATCGCGAGCCAGATTGCCGGGATCGCTGCCCAGCGCGAGGCTTCGGACAGCCAGATCGCGCTGATTGACGAGGAACTCGCCGATCTCAAGAGCCTCCTCGATCGGGGCCTCACCCAAGCCGGCCGCGTGCTCGCGCTTGAACGTGAGCGGGCGCGGCTTGCCGGCGCCGCCGGCGAGTTGGACGCCGCGCGCGCCGAGGCGGAGGGGCGCGTGACCGAGATCGAAATAGAGATCCTGAAGCGCGGCAGTACCCGGCGCGAAGACGCGAACGCGCAGCTTCGCGACCTCGGCTACCGGGAACTGGAACTTGCCGAGCGCCGACGTGCGCTGATCGAGCAGATCGAGCGGCTGGAAATTCGCGCGCCCGTCGCGGGCGTCGTGCATGCGCTTCAGGTCACGACGCCGCGCTCGGTGATCCGCGCCGCCGACCCCGTTCTTTTCCTCGTCCCGCAGGACCGACCGCTGGTCATCGCCGCCCGGATCGCGCCAATCCATATCGACGAGGTCCAGATCGGCCAGGACGTCGCATTGCGCTTCTCCGCGCTCGACACCCGCACGACGCCCGAGTTGTTCGGCCAGGTCTCGCGCGTTTCCGCCGACGCGCTGACGGACGAGGCGAGCCAGTCAAGCTTCTACCGCGCCGAGGTGGTTCTGACCGCCGAGGAGCTCGACAAGCTTGGCGACCGCGCGATCCTGCCGGGAATGCCGGTCGAGGTCTTCATCCGGACCGGCGAGCGCACGCCGCTCGCCTATCTCGTCAGGCCGCTGGCGGAATATTTCAACCGTGCCTTCCGCGAGAGCTGA